The following nucleotide sequence is from Flavobacterium sp. N1736.
CAGAGATACTACAAATGTACTTGGCGAAACCGTAACCGAAGGCGCACAATCAGACGATAGTTATTACCAGCAGGAATATTATGTATCGGCAGTAAATATGTACAGCATTTTGCCTTCATGGGATATTTCACTTGCTACAGATTTTCAATACAACAGATTAAATGCCACGAGAAAAGGCATACAAACGCTGTTTTCATATCCACAGCGTTATACCGCATTATTTTCGCTGGCAAGTTCGTACAGGCTTGGCGGATTTAAAGTTTTGGGCAGCGTTGTAGGTACGCACGTTCAGGAAGAAGTACGAAATAATGCAAAAGCGCCCGATAAAACAGAATTTACTCCGGCTTTATTTCTGGGTTATACACCGTTTAAAGCCTATGATTTTACACTAAGAGCATTTGCAAAACGTATTTTCAGAATGCCCACTTTTAATGATTTATATTATACAATGGTTGGTTCGAGTACTTTGAAACCCGAATATATGAACCAATATGATATTGGTTTTACCTATAATTTACCTTTTAAAGAAAGCTTTTTTGACAAATTCTCCATTCAGGTTGATGGTTATTATACCAATACCAAAGACAAAATAATTGCCGCTCCAACAGGAAATTTATTTCGCTGGATGATGACCAATATGGGGCAGGTAAAAGGGCAGGGAATAGAATCTGTTATTATTATGGGAATGCATATTGACAAATTAATCCTCGCTGCCAATCTAACCTACACCTATTCTGAAAGCAGGGATTATACAAAATTCGGCGGTCTGGAATTGTCTTCCTACGGCGATCAGATACCGTATACACCGTGGCACAGCGGATCAGGAATTTTAAATGCCAATTATCAAACCTGGAATTTTAACTACAGTTTCATTTACGTAGGAAAAAGATACAACGGCAACGTAAACAACATCAGGATAAACGAAGTACAGCCTTGGTACACGCATGATTTATCCGTACAAAAATCATTTGCCATACATCATTACGCCTTAAAAGGCACGATAGAACTCAACAATGTACTCAATCAGCAATACGAAGTGATATACAATTATCCGATGCCGGGGCGTACGTTAAAATTTATAATCAGTATTGCGCTATGAAAAAGAGAACAACAAAATTAATATTGGGTCTGTTTATAGCCGTTTCTTTTATTTCCTGCAGAGAAGAAGAAACCATTTTTCCGGCTACGGATAAAAGTGTTGCCGCGCCAAGAAGTGACGGCAATATAGAAGGTTTTTATCTTCTAAACG
It contains:
- a CDS encoding TonB-dependent receptor — protein: MYNTKKAFFIFILFVPFLLHSQVSNDSLRVLKEVILKGKPYQEVIPVQSLSGELLENLASHNVADALRYFAGTQIKDYGGLGGLKTVDVRNMGTHHVGVFYDGIQLGNAQNGVTDLGKYSLDDMESLTLYNGQKSEIFQSAKDFAAASTIYLRTKRPVFKGDKKTNVLVRFKTMSINYFDPSFRWEQKLSDKVSMSVSSEYIKSNGQYKFRYKRNNLDGTIAYDTTATRHNSDIEALRVESGLYGKINNGSWDAKVYYYDSERGAPGAIVENKFSDGFRQYDKNFFSQGTFIKDFTAKYKFQAKAKYAYDYTHYVARDTTNVLGETVTEGAQSDDSYYQQEYYVSAVNMYSILPSWDISLATDFQYNRLNATRKGIQTLFSYPQRYTALFSLASSYRLGGFKVLGSVVGTHVQEEVRNNAKAPDKTEFTPALFLGYTPFKAYDFTLRAFAKRIFRMPTFNDLYYTMVGSSTLKPEYMNQYDIGFTYNLPFKESFFDKFSIQVDGYYTNTKDKIIAAPTGNLFRWMMTNMGQVKGQGIESVIIMGMHIDKLILAANLTYTYSESRDYTKFGGLELSSYGDQIPYTPWHSGSGILNANYQTWNFNYSFIYVGKRYNGNVNNIRINEVQPWYTHDLSVQKSFAIHHYALKGTIELNNVLNQQYEVIYNYPMPGRTLKFIISIAL